GCGCACGCTCGAGAATCCAGCGCGCGTCCTGAGTCCGGGTCATCTCATGGCTTTCGCCGCTCTGTACATCGTCATGCTGGCGGAGACGGGGCGCCTCCCGGTGGACAATCCCGCCACCCATCTGGAGCTGACCATGGTTCACGAGGCGATGGTGCTGGAGTATTCGGGACGACACCTGGCGCTCATCGAATGGGCCTCGGCGATGAAGTTCTTCATCTTCCTGTCGCTTCTGGCGAACCTCTTCCTGCCGGCAGGCGTTGCGGCGGTGCTGACGCCGGCGACGCTGGCCTTCTCTCTCGTCGCGCTGCTCGTGAAGAGCCTCGTGCTCGCGGCATCCATTGCCCTTCTGGAGACGCAGGTCGCGAAGCTCCGGCTCTTCCGCGTGCCGGAGCTTCTCAGCGTCTCGTTCCTCCTGGCGCTTCTGGCGGTGACCTCGTCGGTCCTGGTGAGGTAGCGCGGATGGCCCCTTCCCAATTCGCGCTCCTGTGCGCCCTGACCTCCAGCCTGGTCCTCCTGGCGGGGATCGCCATCCTCTGGCGGCACTCCATTCCCGCCTACATCGACTCCTTCGCCCGTCAGTCCTTCTTCCTGGCGCTGGCCACTCTGGTGGTGGCGGCCGGCTCCGGGACTCGTGAGCTTTACCTGGTCGCGGCGCTCGTCTTCGTCGTGAAAGTTCTGGTGATCCCTCGCCTGCTCCACCGGGTGCTGGGCGCCGTGCGCGCCGACCTCGAAGTCCATCCCTACGTGAACGTTCCGTTCAGCCTGGCCATCGCCGGGCTCCTGACCATGGCGGCTTACGCCGTGGCCGATCCGGTGATGGCCTTGAGCGATCATCCCACGCGCTCCGGCATCCCCCTGGCGCTCGCGGTGATTTTCGTCGGGTTGTTGATCGTCGTGAGCCGCCGCAGCGCTCTGACGCAGATCGTCGGATTCCTGGTGATGGAGAACGGCATCGCGCTGCTGGCGGTGCTGGCCGCCTACGGGATCCCGCTGATCGTGGAGCTCGGGGTTTTCCTGGACGTGCTGCTGGGCTTTCTGGTGATGCTCGTCTTCGTGCACCGGATCCGGGAGACCTTCGAGACCATCGACGTGGACCACCTTCGCAAGCTCAGGCATTGAGAAACCGGCCATGATCCTGCCGATCCTGCTGATGCTCCCCCTGCTCTCCGCCGCGGCGTGCGGCGCCTGGCGGGGCGACCCGCGTCCCCTGGCCCGTGGGAGCGCCGCTGCGGCCGGCACCGGGTTCGTCCTGGCGCTGATGCTCTCCGGGCAGATTCTGAAGGAGCGGGTCGTCGGCTTCGGTCGGGGCGATTTCCTGCGAGCCGACGGTCTTTCGGCCGTCCTCGTTCTGGTGGTGACCCTGGTGGGCTGGATCTCCCTCTGGAGCGGCGAGGGGGCGTTGCGCCGGGCTCGCGATCGGCAGGAGCTTGCCGACGCGCACCTGCGTCGCTACTACCTTCTGACGAACCTGTTCCTCTTCACGATGCTCTTGTCGGTGACCGCCAACAGCGTGGGCGTGATGTGGGTGGCGGTGGAGGCAACCACCATCACCACCGCATTTCTCATCGGCCTGGAGAATTCGCCGGAAGCTCTGGAGGCTTCCTGGAAGTACATTCTGATAGGGTCGGTCGGCATCGCTCTGGCGTTCGTGGGGACCGTGCTGGGCTACTTCGACTTCGTGCAGCGCGTCGGAGAGATGCCGCACGCCCTCAACTGGAGCATCCTGGCGGGCGTCGCGGACCGCCTGAATGGGGACGTCCTGCGGATAGCCTTCGTGTTCATCCTGGTCGGGTACGGCACCAAGGCGGGAATCGCCCCCATGCACACCTGGCTTCCCGACGCCCATTCCGAGGCTCCCGCCCCCACTTCCTCCATGATGTCCGGCTCGCTGCTCGTCGTGGCGCTTTACGCCATCCTGCGCTGGAAGGTGGTGGTGGACGCCTGCGTCGGGACGGCTTTCTCCGACCGGATGCTGATCGTGACCGGGACCGTCTCGGTGGCCGTGGCGGCGATCCTGATGATTCGCCAGATTAGTTACAAGCGGATGCTGGCGTATTCCAGCGTGGAGCACGTGGGCCTGATTTGCGTGGGGGCCGGGTTCGGGTCTCTGGGCACGCTCGCGGCTCTCCTCCACATGGTGGGCCACGCCGCCGGAAAATCGATGCTCTTCCTCCTTTCGGGAAACATCAAGGAAGCGTATGGCTCCACCCGGATCGTCATGGTGCGGGGCCTCCTGCGCGCCCGTCCGCTGACCGGGGCCCTCTTCCTGGCCGGAACCCTGGCGTTGCTGGGTCTTCCTCCCTTCAGTCTTTTCATCTCCGAGGTGATGATCTTCCGGGCCGGCTTTCTCGGCGGCCATCCGGCCGTCACCGGCATCCTGATGCTCCTCACTCTGGCGATCTTCGTCTTCTTCCTCGGTTACGTGAACCGCCTCCTCTACGGGGAGCCGCCCGCCGAGCTGCCGTCCGCTCGGGGACCCCGCGCCGTGGAGCTGCTGCCGATGGCGGTCAACCTGGCTGTGCTTCTGGCGGCGGGAATCGTGGTGCCCGCGCCGCTTCTGAGCCTGCTGCGCCTGGCCGCCGGAGTGATCCATCCATGATCGACGTGGCGGCGGCCGTGACGAGGCTGCGGGAGCTCCTCACTCCGGAAGGCGCCACCGGCTTCACGGCGCGCGGCAACGTGGTGCGGTTCGAGATCGCCCGCGAAGGGATCCGCGAGGCGGCGCGCCTTCTCCTCGCCCGCTTCGAGATGGACCTGTACCTCCTGCTGGCCAACGACCGGCGGGAGGATCGCGGCGGCTTCGATCTGATCTACCTCTTCGCCGATCCTGACATGGACTGGTTCGCCGAAATGACCGCCATTGTGCCGCCGGACGAGCCGCGCTATCCTTCCCTGGCCACTCTTTGCTATCCCGCCTCGCGCTACGAGCGCGAGATTCGGGACCTCTTCGGCCTGCATCCCACCGCGCATCCCGACCCGCGTCCCCTGGTCCGGCACGGCTTCTGGCCCGAGGAATACTACCCGCTGCGGAAGGACGCGGCCCCGCCCGGAGACTTCACCGACGACGGCTCTCCCTTCCCGTTCCAGAGGGTGGAAGGGGAGGGGGTCTACGAGATCCCGGTGGGTCCGGTCCATGCGGGCATCATCGAGCCGGGCCACTTCCGGTTCAGCGTCGACGGCGAGACCATCCTGGAGATGAAGTCACGCCTCTACTTCACTCATAAGGGGACCGAGAAGCTCTTCGAGGGGAAGCGGCCGGAGGAGGCGCTGCCCCTTTCCGAGAGGATTTCGGGAGACACGGCGGTGGGGCACAGCCTCGCCTTTTGTCAGGCGGTGGAGGTCCTCTGCGGCGTGATCGTCCCACCTCGGGCGCGTTTCATCCGGACGGTGCTGCTGGAAATGGAGCGGCTCTACAATCACGTGGCCGATTTCGGCATGATCGCCAGCGACACCGGGTTCGCCATGGCTCAGTCCCACGCCTACCGGATCCGGGAAACGCTGTTCCGGCTGAACAAGGCGCTGGCGGGACACCGGCTGCTGCGCGGCGTGATCGTCCCCGGGGGAGTGAGCCGGGACCTTCCGGGCGACATGCCGTTGCCGGCAGAGTTGGAGAAGGTCGGCCGGGATTTCGAGGAGCTGGTGGCCGTCTGCCTCGCCAACAGCATGCTCCGGGATCGTCTCCGGGGCGCCGGGAAACTGGAGCGGCAGACGGCCCGAGACCAGGGAGTCCTCGGAGTCGTGGCCCGGGCCTCGGGGATCGACCGGGACGCCCGGCGGGACCATCCCTTCGCCGCCTACTCCGAGCTTCGGTTCAAGGTGGCGGTGGAGGATACCGGCGACGTGCAAGCGCGCGCCCTAGTGCGCGTCGGGGAATTCCGGGAGTCGATGGGTCTCATCCGGCAGGCCCTGGAGAGGTTGCCGGGCGGCGCGCTGCGCGCGCCGGGAGCGGCGCTTCCCCCGCGGCAGAACGCCTTCGGAATCGTGGAAGGATGGCGCGGCGCCATTCTCCACTGGATTCAGTCCGACGCCGCCGGCCGCCTCCACCGCGTGAAGGTGAAGGATCCTTCCTTTCTGAACTGGCGCGCCCTCTCCTACGCCTTGCGCGGCAACATCGTTCCCGACTTCCCCCTCTGCAACAAGAGCTTCAATCTCTCCTATTCCGGCAACGACCTGTAGCATTGCGCGAACGGCCGAGGATCGCCGGTCTCGCAGCCGCTTCGCTCGAGATCCGCAGCCGAAGGCCCAGACGTCGGACCTTCGATCGACGCTCTTTCCCCGGGCCTGCTCGGGACTCATGTAGGCGGCGGTGCCGAGAATGTATCCGGCATGGGTCATTCCCTGGAGCACCGTGGGAGACTGGGATTGATCGGCGCCCGGGGTGGCCGTCAGGTCGGCATCCGCCATGCGGGCCAGCCCGAAATCGAGGATCTTCACCGGGCCGTCGGGAGAGACCTTGATGTTCGCCGGCTTGAGATCGCGATGGATGATTCCCCGCTCGTGGGCCGCCTCG
The window above is part of the Candidatus Polarisedimenticolia bacterium genome. Proteins encoded here:
- a CDS encoding hydrogenase, yielding MAPSQFALLCALTSSLVLLAGIAILWRHSIPAYIDSFARQSFFLALATLVVAAGSGTRELYLVAALVFVVKVLVIPRLLHRVLGAVRADLEVHPYVNVPFSLAIAGLLTMAAYAVADPVMALSDHPTRSGIPLALAVIFVGLLIVVSRRSALTQIVGFLVMENGIALLAVLAAYGIPLIVELGVFLDVLLGFLVMLVFVHRIRETFETIDVDHLRKLRH
- a CDS encoding NADH-quinone oxidoreductase subunit C; its protein translation is MIDVAAAVTRLRELLTPEGATGFTARGNVVRFEIAREGIREAARLLLARFEMDLYLLLANDRREDRGGFDLIYLFADPDMDWFAEMTAIVPPDEPRYPSLATLCYPASRYEREIRDLFGLHPTAHPDPRPLVRHGFWPEEYYPLRKDAAPPGDFTDDGSPFPFQRVEGEGVYEIPVGPVHAGIIEPGHFRFSVDGETILEMKSRLYFTHKGTEKLFEGKRPEEALPLSERISGDTAVGHSLAFCQAVEVLCGVIVPPRARFIRTVLLEMERLYNHVADFGMIASDTGFAMAQSHAYRIRETLFRLNKALAGHRLLRGVIVPGGVSRDLPGDMPLPAELEKVGRDFEELVAVCLANSMLRDRLRGAGKLERQTARDQGVLGVVARASGIDRDARRDHPFAAYSELRFKVAVEDTGDVQARALVRVGEFRESMGLIRQALERLPGGALRAPGAALPPRQNAFGIVEGWRGAILHWIQSDAAGRLHRVKVKDPSFLNWRALSYALRGNIVPDFPLCNKSFNLSYSGNDL
- a CDS encoding proton-conducting transporter membrane subunit; the protein is MILPILLMLPLLSAAACGAWRGDPRPLARGSAAAAGTGFVLALMLSGQILKERVVGFGRGDFLRADGLSAVLVLVVTLVGWISLWSGEGALRRARDRQELADAHLRRYYLLTNLFLFTMLLSVTANSVGVMWVAVEATTITTAFLIGLENSPEALEASWKYILIGSVGIALAFVGTVLGYFDFVQRVGEMPHALNWSILAGVADRLNGDVLRIAFVFILVGYGTKAGIAPMHTWLPDAHSEAPAPTSSMMSGSLLVVALYAILRWKVVVDACVGTAFSDRMLIVTGTVSVAVAAILMIRQISYKRMLAYSSVEHVGLICVGAGFGSLGTLAALLHMVGHAAGKSMLFLLSGNIKEAYGSTRIVMVRGLLRARPLTGALFLAGTLALLGLPPFSLFISEVMIFRAGFLGGHPAVTGILMLLTLAIFVFFLGYVNRLLYGEPPAELPSARGPRAVELLPMAVNLAVLLAAGIVVPAPLLSLLRLAAGVIHP